DNA from Longimicrobium sp.:
CAAGCTGAAGACGGGCGTCCTGGGGGTCTTTCCCCACCTGGACGCGGCGTGCGACGCCATCCGCCGCCTGCGGCACGAGGGGTACGAGGTGACCACCTACTCGCCCACGCCGCGCCACGAGATCGAGGAAGCGCTGGGGACACAGGAGTCGCCGGTGAGGCTGTTCACGCTGACGGGCGCCTTCACCGGCACCGCGGCGGGGACGGCGCTGGCCACCTGGACCTCGGT
Protein-coding regions in this window:
- a CDS encoding DUF3341 domain-containing protein → MSKLKTGVLGVFPHLDAACDAIRRLRHEGYEVTTYSPTPRHEIEEALGTQESPVRLFTLTGAFTGTAAGTALATWTSVDWALIVGGKEIIALPAFSVIMFEVTILLGALSTVAGLFLLARLPHIGPPEAPLYHPSFTAGNFGVFAHVPKDR